The proteins below come from a single Zea mays cultivar B73 chromosome 8, Zm-B73-REFERENCE-NAM-5.0, whole genome shotgun sequence genomic window:
- the LOC103635052 gene encoding protein SENESCENCE-ASSOCIATED GENE 21, mitochondrial, giving the protein MERVASSCTSILTQRRPYSVAAAMAKEAARRADGNKAAAAAAVTKRVMGKKEVNTAAAAAEQKKAWLPNPVTGYYRPAGSPREVDAAELCAKLLTG; this is encoded by the exons ATGGAGAGAGTTGCATCAAGCTGCACCAGCATCCTAACACAAAG GAGGCCTTACTCTGTGGCCGCGGCCATGGCGAAGGAAGCCGCACGGAGGGCCGACGGGAAcaaggctgcggctgcggctgcggtGACC AAGCGCGTGATGGGCAAAAAGGAAGTCAACACCGCTGCCGCTGCGGCGGAGCAGAAGAAGGCATGGCTGCCGAACCCTGTGACCGGCTACTATCGCCCAGCGGGTAGCCCCAGGGAGGTGGACGCGGCGGAGCTGTGCGCCAAGCTGCTGACTGGTTAA